The following proteins are encoded in a genomic region of Flammeovirga pectinis:
- a CDS encoding DUF721 domain-containing protein, producing MSDDKKIKYRFRKRTPVPKKHETIGVGGAMQEFMKSLKKSHSYNQAVIGRVWGEVMGNTVASRTIDLKLRGKTLYVRLNVPTLKQELNMVRDHVVKRLNDKLGAEVLTEVKFV from the coding sequence TTGTCAGACGATAAAAAGATAAAATACCGTTTTCGTAAAAGAACGCCAGTACCTAAAAAGCACGAAACTATTGGTGTTGGAGGAGCGATGCAGGAATTTATGAAGTCGTTGAAGAAAAGCCATAGCTATAACCAAGCAGTTATTGGTAGAGTATGGGGTGAAGTAATGGGAAATACTGTAGCATCAAGAACCATTGACTTGAAATTAAGAGGTAAAACATTATATGTAAGATTAAATGTTCCGACTTTAAAGCAAGAATTAAATATGGTTAGAGATCATGTTGTAAAAAGACTAAATGATAAACTAGGAGCCGAGGTATTAACCGAGGTTAAATTTGTATAG
- the recF gene encoding DNA replication/repair protein RecF (All proteins in this family for which functions are known are DNA-binding proteins that assist the filamentation of RecA onto DNA for the initiation of recombination or recombinational repair.), producing MYLERLYLKDFKNYDEFTLELKEGVNCIVGPNGVGKTNLLDAAYLLCMTRSAFSMTEQQNARHGNKTFALSGKFKNSTKSHTVICQFDKPKKKFILDGKEYNRFSEHFGKFPCVLIAPNDTDLLREGSEIRRKHFDSVISQFDKEYLKALIDYQRALLQRNQLLKTFAEKRQTPNKDWVAPYDHVLKNNGALIYERRKKFTDSFRPFFQESYKFLSSDKEVAEVVYKSDLGKEDFDEIYANAWEKDIALQRTTKGIHKDDFDFQLAGYPLKKFGSQGQQKSFIIAMKLAQHSLLKSELDVAPILLLDDIFDKLDDERMQKLLELIKNENFGQIILTDARPERSKSLMDVITSPSHFIEIGK from the coding sequence ATGTATTTAGAACGACTATACTTAAAAGATTTTAAAAATTATGATGAGTTTACCCTCGAATTAAAAGAAGGGGTGAATTGTATAGTAGGTCCAAATGGTGTAGGAAAAACAAACTTACTTGATGCAGCCTACCTTCTATGTATGACTCGTAGTGCTTTTAGCATGACGGAACAGCAGAATGCTCGACATGGTAATAAGACATTTGCACTGTCTGGAAAATTCAAGAATTCGACTAAATCACATACTGTAATTTGCCAATTTGATAAGCCCAAGAAGAAGTTTATTTTAGATGGCAAAGAATATAATCGTTTTAGCGAACATTTTGGTAAATTTCCCTGTGTATTGATTGCTCCAAATGATACAGATTTATTAAGAGAAGGAAGTGAGATAAGAAGAAAACATTTTGATAGCGTTATTTCTCAGTTCGATAAAGAATACTTAAAAGCATTAATTGATTATCAAAGAGCTTTGTTACAGCGAAATCAATTACTAAAAACTTTTGCAGAGAAAAGGCAAACTCCAAATAAAGATTGGGTAGCACCTTATGATCATGTACTAAAAAATAACGGTGCACTAATCTATGAGCGAAGAAAGAAATTTACCGATAGTTTTAGACCTTTTTTTCAGGAGTCTTATAAATTTTTATCATCTGATAAAGAAGTCGCCGAAGTAGTTTATAAATCTGATTTAGGAAAAGAAGACTTTGATGAAATCTATGCTAATGCATGGGAAAAGGATATTGCATTACAAAGAACTACAAAAGGAATTCATAAAGACGACTTTGATTTTCAGTTGGCAGGGTATCCATTAAAGAAATTTGGGTCTCAAGGTCAGCAGAAATCGTTCATAATAGCGATGAAATTGGCACAACATTCTTTATTAAAAAGTGAATTAGATGTTGCTCCAATACTGCTTTTGGATGATATTTTTGATAAATTGGACGATGAAAGAATGCAGAAGTTGTTAGAATTAATAAAAAATGAAAATTTTGGTCAAATAATTTTAACAGATGCACGTCCTGAACGCTCTAAGAGCTTAATGGATGTAATAACATCACCTTCTCATTTTATTGAAATAGGAAAATAA
- a CDS encoding ATP-grasp domain-containing protein — MTLANPGMRYGGFFSYSKFDVLRQIPSKFLPKSAFFVETPSLNKVKEQMQKLNLTYPVILKPDEGERGSGVEKIKNDKDLECYLSDKPERIILQEFITAPHEFGVMYIRRPSEKKGKVTSVVFKDELYIVGDGENNLLTLFKNHPRAILYIDFLKEKYADRLNQILENNEVLMLSKMGNHSRGAIFNDANHLINNLDTTLYDQISNHIDGFYFGRYDVKAESEEALIRGEFKVMELNGVNSEPAHIYDPENSIFNAYKDLFAHWWSIYEISKENRKQGYTETPFPTLVQSLMDK; from the coding sequence ATGACTTTAGCGAACCCAGGTATGAGATATGGAGGTTTTTTTAGTTATTCTAAATTTGATGTTTTACGTCAAATACCATCTAAATTTCTTCCTAAATCAGCATTTTTTGTAGAAACACCTTCTTTAAATAAGGTGAAAGAACAGATGCAGAAATTAAACCTCACTTACCCAGTGATTTTAAAGCCGGACGAAGGAGAGAGAGGAAGTGGAGTCGAAAAAATTAAAAATGATAAAGATTTAGAGTGCTATCTAAGTGATAAACCAGAACGCATAATTTTACAAGAATTTATTACAGCACCTCATGAATTTGGTGTGATGTATATACGTAGACCTTCTGAGAAAAAAGGGAAAGTTACTTCAGTAGTGTTTAAAGATGAATTATATATTGTAGGTGATGGTGAAAATAATCTACTCACTTTATTTAAAAATCATCCTCGTGCAATTTTATATATTGATTTTTTAAAAGAAAAGTATGCAGACCGTTTAAATCAAATACTTGAAAATAACGAAGTACTTATGCTTTCTAAAATGGGTAACCACTCACGAGGAGCAATATTTAACGACGCGAATCATTTAATAAATAATTTAGATACTACTTTATACGATCAAATTTCAAATCATATTGATGGTTTTTACTTTGGTAGATACGATGTTAAAGCAGAGAGTGAAGAAGCATTAATAAGAGGTGAATTTAAAGTAATGGAACTTAATGGGGTCAATTCTGAACCTGCACATATTTATGATCCTGAAAATTCAATTTTTAATGCGTATAAAGATCTTTTTGCTCATTGGTGGTCAATTTATGAAATAAGTAAAGAGAACCGTAAGCAAGGGTACACAGAAACTCCTTTTCCTACTTTAGTTCAATCGTTAATGGATAAGTAA
- a CDS encoding NRDE family protein, with protein sequence MCTLSYIPINNLEYIFTSNRDERKSRASAFAPQLHEKNGIKFIAPIDGEALGTWLAASENGRIVCLLNGGFKRHIPTPPYKHSRGKVVLDATLSNDINTYLDTYNFSNIEPFTLIVIDQKEGVEITQFVWDGIEGHKTGLDAKVPHIWSSSTLYDTIQSEQRKERFLNWLNKSDRLSKEILDVHELVDRGDNEAFGLSMQRLEYCTVSTTQLKVSDSTVSMHYHDRLIQEKDNVSLPLIVLKHES encoded by the coding sequence ATGTGTACATTATCATATATACCTATTAATAATTTAGAATATATTTTCACTTCTAATAGAGATGAAAGAAAAAGTAGGGCATCAGCTTTTGCTCCTCAACTTCATGAAAAAAATGGTATAAAGTTTATCGCCCCAATTGATGGAGAGGCTCTTGGTACATGGCTGGCTGCTTCTGAGAATGGTAGGATTGTATGTCTACTAAATGGAGGCTTTAAAAGACATATTCCAACTCCACCCTATAAACATAGTAGAGGTAAGGTAGTTTTAGATGCGACTTTATCTAATGATATCAATACTTATTTAGATACTTACAACTTCTCTAATATTGAACCTTTTACTTTGATAGTAATTGATCAAAAAGAAGGTGTTGAAATTACTCAATTTGTTTGGGATGGAATTGAAGGACATAAAACGGGTTTAGATGCTAAAGTTCCCCATATTTGGTCTTCGTCAACATTATATGATACTATTCAATCTGAACAAAGAAAGGAAAGGTTTTTGAACTGGTTAAATAAATCAGATAGATTATCTAAAGAGATTTTAGATGTTCATGAATTGGTAGATAGAGGTGATAATGAAGCTTTTGGATTATCAATGCAACGTTTAGAATATTGCACAGTAAGTACAACTCAGTTAAAAGTATCTGATTCAACTGTCAGTATGCATTACCATGACCGTCTAATACAAGAAAAGGATAATGTATCGTTACCATTAATTGTTTTGAAACATGAATCTTAA
- a CDS encoding DinB family protein: protein MNNNVINSAIELSEQLQSLLTQLSEEQYIAPLDLFSGSSIGQHARHIIEFYQCLLNASENNKEVCYEDRKRNLQIEQDKLNAILHLETIENSLLTVINLKNEMCLKVKDYDKNLALEPWESVTTFARELHYCNEHAVHHLAIIKVGIKHYFPTLELNDVFGVAKSTYAYRKGK, encoded by the coding sequence ATGAATAATAATGTTATTAATTCAGCTATTGAGTTGTCTGAACAATTACAAAGTTTATTAACTCAGTTGTCTGAAGAACAATATATTGCTCCGTTAGATCTGTTTTCTGGTTCATCCATTGGTCAACATGCTAGGCATATCATAGAATTTTACCAATGTTTATTAAATGCATCTGAGAATAATAAAGAAGTTTGTTATGAAGATCGTAAACGAAATTTACAAATAGAGCAAGATAAATTAAATGCAATTCTTCATTTAGAAACTATTGAAAACAGCCTACTTACTGTAATTAATTTAAAGAATGAAATGTGTTTGAAAGTAAAAGATTATGATAAAAACCTTGCTTTAGAACCGTGGGAGTCTGTAACTACATTTGCTAGAGAATTACATTATTGTAATGAACATGCAGTTCATCATCTTGCCATTATAAAAGTTGGAATAAAGCATTACTTTCCAACTTTAGAGTTAAATGATGTTTTCGGAGTAGCGAAATCAACCTATGCATATAGAAAAGGCAAATAA
- a CDS encoding arylesterase, whose protein sequence is MKSIRIFFIFLICSLDLLSSCSTTNSNDNTQQESEKKDVTKSIKKDSRKVIIFYGNSLTAGYGLEKEQSYPSIIQTTYDSLNIPYKCINAGLSGETTAGGKNRIDWVLNQNKPDIFVLSLGGNDALRGLDPKSSKQNLIDIIDIVKAKNPNCKILLAGIVPPPNMGEKYFNEFKLIFPQVSKEKNTFLLPFLLKGVAGNETLNQKDGIHPNIEGTKIVASTVMTALKPLL, encoded by the coding sequence ATGAAGAGCATTCGCATTTTTTTTATTTTTCTAATATGTTCCCTTGATCTTTTATCAAGTTGTTCTACTACAAATAGTAATGACAATACTCAACAAGAGTCCGAAAAAAAAGACGTTACTAAAAGCATAAAAAAAGACTCTAGAAAAGTTATTATATTTTATGGTAATAGTTTAACGGCTGGTTACGGATTAGAAAAAGAACAATCTTATCCTTCTATCATTCAAACAACTTATGATAGCTTAAACATACCTTACAAGTGTATAAATGCAGGTCTTAGTGGGGAAACAACAGCTGGTGGAAAAAATAGAATAGATTGGGTACTCAATCAAAATAAACCAGATATTTTTGTGCTTTCATTAGGTGGTAATGATGCTTTACGTGGTCTAGATCCAAAAAGCTCAAAGCAAAACTTAATTGATATTATTGATATAGTGAAAGCTAAAAATCCAAATTGTAAAATTTTACTTGCTGGTATAGTACCCCCACCAAATATGGGCGAGAAATATTTCAACGAGTTTAAATTAATTTTCCCTCAAGTTTCTAAAGAGAAAAATACGTTTTTACTACCGTTCTTACTCAAAGGAGTTGCAGGTAATGAAACATTGAATCAAAAGGATGGAATACACCCTAATATTGAAGGGACAAAAATTGTTGCTTCTACAGTAATGACTGCACTGAAACCATTATTATAA